The sequence ATATTTCGTCCACTCTTTTTAGATTTTTTAAAAATCTTATCACACTGTTAATCAGCACTTTAGACATTTTAAGCGTATCATTTCGTCCACTTTTCGCTCTGTGCTGCCAAATGCGAGCATTAAAATTAATTATCTTTGCAGCAGAAAATCCTAATAGGGTATATTCTAACTTAACATTAACATTTAATAAAACCAAAGTATGAAGAAAAGCAGGTTAGTAATGATGTTTCTGGCACTTATGGTGACCATGACATCTTGGGCCCAGGGAATCGTGGGCACTGTGATTGACGACCAGGGCGAGACCGTTATCGGTGCTTCGGTCGTTGAAAAAGGTAATCCTCAGAATGGTACTATTACCGACTTTAATGGAAACTTCACCATTAAGGTTAACGAGGGCGCTACTATCGTAGTAAGTTACATTGGTTATGTAACCCAAGAACTAAAAGCAACCCGCAACATGCGTGTGGTGCTGAAAGAAGATGCACAGACTCTGCAGGACGTAGTTGTTATCGGCTACGGTGTGCAGAAGAAGAGCGTGGTAACAGCCTCAATCGCCAAGGTTAGCTCGGATGACCTGGAGGGTAAGACACGTCTGCGTGCCGATGATGCCCTGAAAGGTCTGGCTGCTGGTGTAAACGTTACATCTGCCAACGGACAGCCTGGTTCACAGTCGATGATTCGCGTGCGCGGTACAGGTACTATTAATGATACCAACCCGCTGTACATTATCGATGGCATGCCTACCGACCAGTACGGTCTGGAGAGCGTTAACCCTTACGATATCGAGAGTATCGAGGTACTGAAGGATGCGGCATCAGGTGCCATCTATGGTGCTCGTGCTGCCAACGGTGTCATCCTCGTTACTACTAAGAAAGGTAAAGTGGGTAAGGCTCAGATCAACTATAACTTCAGCTACGGTTGGCAGAGCGCCTGGAAGCATCGCGACGTGACCAGTGCTACCGACTATGCCATCCTGCAGAACGAGAAATACGTGAACGGCGGACAGGCTCCTTTGTATGCCGATCCTTATAACCTGACCGATGCCAACGGTAACAAGATTACCGGTTTTGGTACCGATTGGCAGGAACTGCTGTTTAACGATAACGCCCCTGTAGTACAGCACGACGTATCGGTTAGCGGTGCTACCGAAAAGGTAAACTACTACCTGTCGCTGGGTTACTACACTCAGGATGGTATCGTGGGTGGTAACTACGGCCGCTCTAACTACGACCGTTTGACCATCAACTCAAACAACCAGTTCAACCTGTTCGACGACTCAAAGGAGCGCAACTTCCTGAACAAACTGGACATCAGCGCAAACCTCTCTTATATGCGCACACATAGCACAGGTATCGACACCAACTCTACATGGGGTTCGCCCCTGGGTTCGGCCCTGTACCTGGCTCCCACACTGCCCGTAACACTCACTGGTGCTGTGGCTCAGGATATGATTGACCGTTACAGCGCTTACGACCTTTATCGCGACGAGAACGGCAATCCTTATACTATTCCCAACTACGTAGGTAGCTATCAGGAGCAGAACAACCCCATCGCCATGATGCAGGGTAACCCCAGCCGCGGCTGGAGTCATAAGTTCAGACCTAAGTTTGCTATCGATCTGCAGATCTGGGACAACCTGAAGTACCACTTCACCTGGAGTGCCGAGCAGAGTTTCTGGGGCAGCGAGGGTGCTACCGTATCAAAGTACTACCTCTCTGGTAACAACAACAGCGACCACACATCGGCTTCAGCCGAGAAGGCCGACGCTACACAGTGGCAGGTTGAGAACACGCTGACTTACGACAAAGAGTTTGGCAAGCACTCTATCGGTGTAGTACTGGGTCAGAGCGCCCTGAAGTACAAGGGTAGCTACGTAGGTGCATCGCACTGGAACCTGATTAACGTAAACAAGCCTTATGTTGACTACACCACTGGTGGTAGCATTGAGACCACTACCGATGCCGACGGCCACATTACAGGTGTTAAGAGTCTGGTTAGCGGTTGGGCTGGTCCTAACGTAGAGCATCACCTGGCTTCGCTCTTTGCCCGTTTGAGCTACAACTACGACGAGAAGTACATGTTCCAGGGCACCATCCGCCGCGATGGTTCAAGCCGCTTCGGATCAAACAACAAATATGGTGTGTTCCCCTCATTCTCTATCGGTTGGAACATCATGAACGAGGACTTCATGAAGAACACCAGCGACTGGCTCAGCAACCTGAAGTTCCGCGCCAGCTGGGGTAAGAACGGTAACGAGAACATCGGTGACTTCCGCTACACCGTGCTCACCACCACTGGTGGCACAAGCAACTACTACTTTGGCCGTCAGGGCGTGATGAATTACGGTTCGAAGGCCAACGGACTGGCTAACGAGAACCTGAAGTGGGAGGAGAGTGAGCAGACCGACCTGGGTATCGACCTGGGCCTGTGGAACAACAAGCTTACATTTACTGTTGACTACTATATCAAGAAGACCAATGGTATGCTGATGACCATGCCTATCCCAAGCTACGTAGGTGAGACCAAGCCTATCGGTAACGTGGGCGACATGGAGAATAAGGGTATCGAGTTTGAGCTGGGTTACAAGTTCAACATTGCCGATGCACACTTTGCCATTAAGGCCAACGCATCGCACCTGAAGAACACCCTGAAGAACCTGGGTAACGATACTGGCTTCCTGAACTACGGTATCAGTCAGTTCAGCGATGGTGGCACACGTGCCGAGAACGGTCAGCCTTTCCCATACTTCTATGGTTACAAGACTGCAGGTGTACTGCAGAACCAGGCCGAGGCCGATGCTTACAATGCTAAGAATCACGCTTCGTCGGTTCCTGGCGACCTGATCTTCGTGGATGTAAACGGTGATGGCTACATTACCAGCGACGACCGTACCAAGATTGGTAAGCCAACACCCGACTGGACTTACGGTTTGAACCTGAATGCCGATTGGAAGGGCTTCGACTTCAACATCTTCTTCCAGGGCGTTTATGGTGCCGATATCTTCGACGCTACCTGGCGCCAGGATATCGCATCGGGTAACTACCCAACTTGGGTGCTGCAGCGCTGGACCGGCGAGGGCACATCAAACAAGATTCCTATGCTGAAGCTGGGCGACAGCAAGAACTGGGTGGTTAGCGACATCTACGTACAGGACGGCAGCTACCTGCGCCTGAAGAACATCTCATTGGGTTACACACTGCCTAAGCAGCTTACCAAGCGTGTAAACATCGAGCGATTCCGCGTGTATGTTCGCGCCGAGAACCTCTTCACCTGGACCAAGTACTGGGGATTCGATCCTGAGATCGGTTCTGGCAGCACATCAATGGGTGTAGATTACGGTGTATATCCACAGGCACGCATCTTTACTGTAGGTTGCAACCTCTCGCTGTAAAATGTAAAAATGTAATAATGTAAAAATAAAAGAATTGAAGTATTATGAATACGAAGATATATAAAACACTGTTCGCTGGAGTAGTAGCCGTATCGCTGACTGCTTGTAACGACAGTTTCCTGGAGGTAGAGAACCCCACTGGTGAGCCTCTGGAGGAATATTACATGACCGACGAGCACCTGAGCGAGGCTTGCACATCGGCCTATGCCCCACTGCACTGGCCCGACTGGGACGGAACAGCCTATAACGACCTGACTTGCGACGCCGAGATTATGGGCGACGACTTCTGGGTTGGTGGTTCGAGCATCAGCGACAACCAGCACTGGCACAAGCTGTTCAACTTTGAGGGCGACGGCAACAACACCCTGGGTACTCTTTGGGGCGACTTCTACAGCGGTATCAAGCGTTGTAACGACGTGATTAAGTACTGCTCATGGGGTGGCGGCAACGAAAAGAACCGCACATCGTACGAGATGCAGGCCCGTCTGCTCCGCGTGTACTATTATAATATTCTGTGGCACTACTACGGCAACGTTCCTTTCTATCTGGAGAACCTGAGCGAGCCTTACACAGCCCCACAGATTACTGCTGATGAGATTTATGCACAGCTGCTGCCTGAGCTCGAGGCCATCATCGCTTCGAACGTGCTGCCTATGCGTTGGGATGCAGCCAACGAGGGTCGCGTATCACAGGCTATGGCCTACATGCTGTATGCCGAGATGGTAATGTACCAGAACGACGCAGCCCGCTATCCTACTGCTCTTACTTACATGAAGCAGATTATCGGCGACAGCAACTACTCGCTGAATCCCGACTTCAAGGATCTGTTCTCAGAGAACGGTGAGATGTGCTCAGAGAGCATTTTTGAGATTACTTACGACGACGATAACGCCCAGCGCGACTGGGGCACACCACTGCATGCAGGTGGTACCGTATTCCCTACACTCTGCTCGCCTAACGGTTGGGCTGGTGGCGAAGGCTGGGACAGCGGTAACGACGGTTGGGGCTTCCTGCCCATGCGCTTAGAGGCCTACAATATGTATGCCGATAACGACAAGCGTCGCGATGTTACCTGCTGGGACGTTCGTGGCTACACCTATACCGAGCGTTATCAGGACACTCACATCTGGCACGGTAAGTATCGTCCACAGAGTGCCAACAATCAGGACTGTCCTACATCAAAGAACCTGAACTACAATAACAACAAGCGCATCTACCGCTATGCCGAGACCCTGCTGAATGCAGCCGAGCTACTGTTGCAGACAGGTGGCAGCGCAACCGAGGCCACTGGTTATGTTAACGAGGTTCGTACACGTGCAGGTCTTGCTAACCTGAGCAGCGTTACTATCGACGACGTACTGAATGAGCGTCACCTGGAGTTCTGCGGTGAGGGCAAGCGTTACTTCGACCTGGTTCGTGCCGAGGGTATCAGCGGTGCCACCGAAAAGGCTACCCTGAAGCTGGTTCCCGACACCTACGGCTATCGTACTAACACCTGGAGTGCCAGCAAGAAGCACATTCCTCTGTCACAGAGCGAGCTTGATGCCGACCCAACACTGGTGCAGAACAACTATTAATATTAAACATTAATGATTAAACATTAAAAAGATTATGAAGAATCTGATTAAATATACAATGGGTGCGCTGGCAGCAGGTGTGATGATGACCGCCTGCTCGCCCGAAAAATTCGACGGCGCCGACCCCAATGGTATTCCATCGGTAAGCGGTGTTGACTTCAACATCAGCGTCGATCAGGAAACCAACCAGATGATTGCCAACTACACCCCACAGCCAGGCACATACCCCATCTGGATTATCAACGGCAACACCTACTCTACACTGCAGGAGGTGGGATTCCAGAATCCTGAGGCCGGCACCTATACTATCGACATGAAATTGGGCAACCGCAATGGTTTCAGTCAGGGTGTCATCAGCAAGACATTCACTTTCAACGAGACTAAGATTGACTACTCTGCCGATTTCCGTCGTATCTGCGACAAGGAGTGGCGTATAGCCAACAAGGAGCAGGGACACCTGGGCTGCGGCCCTGCCGGAACAGCTGCCACCGAATGGTGGAGTGCTGCTCCCAACGATAAGAAGGACTTTGGTGTTTACGACGACCGCATCACCTTTACAGCCACCACACGCAAGGGCGGTAGCTATACCTACAATGCTGGTGCCGACGGTAACACCTATGTGAATAAGGGCGTAACCAAATGGAACACCCAGAACGACAATGCCGACGTAGATGTAGCTGTGGGCAACCAGACATCAAGCTGGAGCTTCGAGATCTACGACTGGGAGGATGCCGAGGGCAACGTGACCAAGCAGACCTACATCCAGCTGGCCGACAACACCGCATTCCCCTACATCTCGAGCGACGCTCAGTACGAGAATCCTAAGTTCCGTATCGAGACCCTCACAGCCACCAAGCTGGTGCTGGTTTACGACGCTCCTGATCGCGGTATTGCATGGCGCTACATCCTGACAAGCGCTCCTGATGAGCGCCTCGTTGAGGAGCAGGGATTCGATGCCAACAGCGACTTCAACCTCTGGAAGGGCATCACTCCTAACGCCACATTCTACTTCAACCCAGGTTGGGGCACAGAGCGCACTGGCGAGATGGAAGCTGGCTACACTGGTGGAAACAACGACTACACCGTGACAGTTCCCGATGCTTGCTCAGACCGCTGGCAGGCTCAGTTCCACCTCCACACCGACCTGAATCTGAAGGCTGGAACCAACTACGACTTCTCTGTTATCTTCAATGCTGATAAGGATATCGACGGTGTGACTGTTAAGCTCACCGACGAGGCAGATGCCGATGCTATCATCGACGTAGCCGACGTGAACCTCAAGGCTGGTCAGGATATCGTATTCTGGCAGAGCGACATAGCAGGTAAGGACCTTTCTAAGGTGAAGTTGGTATTCGACTTCGGTCATGCTACCGGTGCTACCAAGATCAACGTAAGCAACGTGGTTATCAAGGATCACGCTAACGACGATGGTACCATCGTTTCAGGTGGTGGCGAAGAGGGCGAGAAGCCTGTGATGGATTGGAACTATGAGAGCGGCGCCAACCTTTGGAAGGCTGTTGACGATGGTACAGTAGCTAGCGAGTTCGCTTACTGGTTTGCTGATGACAGCTGGACACAGATTACAAGCCCAGTATGTACACACAGCGGCGACACTTACGAGCTCACCATGCCTGATGGTATCGGTGGCAGCCAGTGGCAGGGCCAGTTCCATATCGACACCAAGCTTACAGCAAGTGCATCAAAGGCCTATAATTTCTACTGTGTATTAGAGGCCGACAACGACTGCGCTGGTGTTACCTTCAAGCTCACCGACGGTGGCGATTCTAACTTCCTGCTCGAGGAGCGCATCCCTGTTAAGGCCGACGAGCCACTCATCGTGAAGCGCGAGGGCCTGACACTGAAGGATGGTGCTGATGCCGACCAGCTGCGCATGTTCTTCGACTTTGGTGGTACACCTGCTGGCACTCACGTGAAGATCAGCAAGATCTATCTCGAAGAGGCTGTAGTTCTGAACTACGACGATGCCAGCAACCTGTGGAAGGGTGTTGACGATGGTTCAGTAAAGAGCACATTCGCCTACTGGTTCGCTAACGACGCTTGGACAGAGCTGGCCAACCAGCCTGTAGCTACTCGCAACGGCGACACTGTTGAGCTCACTCTCCCAGAAGGAATGGGTGGCAGCCAGTGGCAGGGTCAGTTCCATATCGACACCGAGCTGACAGCCAAGGCCAACAAGGAGTATCACTTCCAGGTGGTAGTAACTGCTGATGCCGACTGCCCAGGCGTGACCATCAAGCTCACCGACAGTGGCGATAGCAACTTCTTCTGCGAGGGTCGTCACGACATCAAGGCCGACGAGCCTTACACATTCACACTGAAGAATGCAACACTGAAGGAGGGTACTGATGCATCGGCAATCCGTCTGTTCTTCGACTTCGGAGGATCAACACCTGGTACAAAGGTGAAGATTAGTAAGATTGTCTTTAAAGAGGCATAACAAATAAAAAAATTGAATAATTAATGAAACGTTACATGTTTAACACTCTATTGCTCGCGCTCACCGCAGTCTTTACTGGCTGCGGTGGGGGTGGCGATGATCCACAACCCGCTGCTCCAACGATCACCGTATCGCAGGAGAGCATCAATGCACCTGCCGAAGGAGGCAGCTACACAATTAACGTTACCACCACTGGAAAAGAGTGGGGTGTTTATGCCGATGGCGACTTCGTGAAGGCCACGGCTCAGTATGCTAACAATGCGGTGGCTGTGACCATCGACGAGAACCCTAATACCACGGAGCGTACAGGTAACGTCATCATTATGTCGGGTACTGCCCGTAAGAACATCACAGTGACTCAGGCCGCTGCTGCAAAGCCTGCCTACAACGCCCCCGAAGGTTACACACTGGTATGGCAGGACGAGTTCGAAGGCACCAGCAATCAGCTGAATGCCGCCGACTGGACCCACGAGGTGAAGAACTCAGGTTGGGTGAACCACGAACTGCAGAACTATGTGAACCAAAAAACGCCAGAGGGCCAGTTGGTGACCGAGGTTAAGAACGGCACCCTGCGCATCACCGCACGCAAGGAGAACGGAAAGGTTTACTCTGGTCGTGTGTATGCCAAGGTAAAAGAGGGCTGGACCTACGGCTATATCGAGGCCAGCATCAAACTGCCAAAGGGCAAGGGCACATGGCCTGCCTTCTGGATGATGCCTGTGAACTTCAAGTCATGGCCTGCTGATGGCGAGATTGATATCATGGAAGAGGTGGGCTATCACCCAAACTACGTATCATCAAGTCTGCATGCCAATGCCCATGTACACTCTAACAATACGCAGGTAACCCACGAGATGAAGTGCGATGGTGCCGAAGGCGAATTCCACACCTACGCTATCCTGTGGACAGCCAAGAACATCACCACCTATGTGGATGGTAAGGTTCAGTTGAGCTACGACAACCGCGGACTGGGTCGCGACGACTGGCCCTACGATGATCCGTTCTACGTGATCCTCAACCTGGCTTGGGGTGGCGATTGGGGTGGCGCTCAAGGCGTTGACGAGAGTGCATTGCCAGCCACCATGGAAGTAGATTACGTGCGTGTATTCCAGAAGAAATAAATGAAACCAAAATTAATACTCTCTATTTTGTTGACGATTGCCTGGGCTGGCCCTGTGCTGGCCCAGCAATATCAACAACTCACCGATGTACCAACGGTGTATATCGAGACGGAGAACGGTCAGAACATCACCAGTAAGGAAGAGTACATCATATGTACCTTTACGATGGTGGATGGCGACAACACGCTCCGACTCGAGAACACACAGATAAGAGGACGAGGCAACTCATCGTGGTGGAATTCTGACAAGAAACCCTACCGAGTTAAGTTCGACAAAAAGCAAACACTGTTAGGTGAGGACTTTGCGAAAGCCAAAAGTTGGACCTTGCTGGCCAATCACGGCGACAAGACCATGATTCGCAATGCCCTGACTTATCAACTCGGACGTTTCATCGGCATGAAGTTCTGTCCAGCTGCCAAGTTCATCGATCTTTATCTTAATGGCAAATACCGCGGAACCTACCAGATTAGCGACCAGGTGCAGGTGCACAAAAAGCGCGTTGAGGTAGATGAGGACAACGGTTGGCTGCTGGAGGTGGCCAACGAGAACTCGCGCGAGGAGCCCTACATCACATCCACCCGCTACGGCATCATGTACAACATCAAGAATCCTGATGACGAGCTGCTCACCATGGATAAGCGCATCGCCATCGGACAGTGGCTGGAGGCCTTCGAGAAGGCTGTGGCCAGCAATGACTACAAGGACTCCGAGAAAGGTTATCGCGCCTATATCGATGAGACCGATTTTATTAACTGGTACGTAGGCGCTGAGCTCACGGGCAACATCGATGCACTTTACAGCATCTACATGTACAAGGAGGCCGACGAACAGAAGATGCACTTCGGACCGCTGTGGGACCTTGACTTGGGCTACGACAATAGTTCGGAAAAGAGTCTGCTGCGACAGATGGAGGCCTACTTAGGCTTGTGGAACCGTCCATTCGAAAAAATTCTGCAGCGCCTGTGGCTCGACCCTTGGTTTGCCAAGGCTTGCAACGACCGCCTGAACGCGCTGGTAGAAGCCGGACTGCAGCAGCACCTGATGGCATCTATCGACAGTTTGCGTGGTGCCATCTGGCAGACACAGGCTCAGAATTTCAAGGTGTGGCCCATCAACCAGCAGGTGTACGACTGGGAGAAGCACAAGTACCACAACGACTACGACAGCTACATCAGCGATCTGAAGGCGTTTGTGAACACTCATATCCCCTACCTGCAGGAGGCCTTCGCCCAGAAGTTGAGTGCCACCGGTATTACACCTGCCAAGACAACAGAAAAGAACAGCAGCACCCTCTACGACCTGCAGGGCCGAAAGGTGCAACAACCCAATAAAAAAGGAATATACATCCAGAACAGACAAATCATAACAAAACAATGAAGAAAGCATTCGTTTATCTCTTTGCGCTCCTGCTGATGGCCTGCAACATGGGCAAGCAGAACAATACCAATGGGTTCGTCACCATCAACGGCCACGACCTCATCAAGCCCAACGGTGAGAAACTCCTGATTCAGGGCACCAACCTGGGCAACTGGTTGAACCCCGAGGGTTACATGTTCGGTTTCGGACGTACCAACTCGGCGTGGATGATCGACCTGATGATGAAAGAGGCCGTGGGTCCCGATGCCACTGCCGAGTTCTGGCAGCAGTTCAAGGATAACTACGTGACACGTAAGGATATCGACTTCATTGCCAATCAGGGTGCCAACACCATTCGTCTGCCTTTCAACTACAAGCTGTTCTGCGACGAGGATTACATGGGACAGACAGGCAAGAAGGATGGCTACGCACGCATCGACTCGGTCATCACCTGGTGCAAGGCCAACAACCTGTATCTGATTCTGGATATGCACGACTGTCCAGGCGGACAGACGGGCGATAACATCGACGACGGACACGGTTACCCCTGGTTGTTCGAAAGTGAGAAGTGCCAACAGCAGTTCTGCAATATCTGGCGCGAGATAGCCTATCGCTATCGCAGCGAGACCACCATTCTGGGCTACGAACTGATGAACGAGCCCATCGCTCACTATTTTGCCAACAAGGACTCGCTCTACCAATTGTTGCAGCCGGTATATAAAAAGGCGGTAGAGGCCATCCGACAGGTAGATAAAAACCACATCATCCTGCTGGGCGGTGCCCACTGGAACAGCTTTTTCTGGATGCTGAACGACAGCACCTACGACGATAAGCTGATGTACACCTGCCACCGTTACGGCGGTCCTGCCACCAAAGAGGCCATCACCCACTACATCAATTTCCGCGACTCCATCAACCGTCCGATGTATATGGGCGAGTTCGGTCACAACACCATGGAGTGGCAGCGCGACTTTGTGAAGGTGCTGAAGGAGAACAACATCGGTTACACCTTCTGGCCTTATAAAAAGGTAGATGAGTCGTGCATGATGGGCATCAAGCGCCCCAAGGGTTGGGATAGCATCGTGGTGAAATATGCCGAGACATCGCGCAACACCTATCAAGAATGGCGCGAGGCACGCCCCAATCAGGCTCAGTTCCGCCAGCTGCTCAAGCAGTTTGCCGAGAACTGTCGCATCGAGAACTGCAAACCACAGGCGGAGTATATCCAAAGCATGGGGATGGGGAAATTGAAAAAAAAAGGTGAGAAGGTGAGAAAATGAACAATAAAACTAATTATAGAATGAAGAAATTTATCATGTCAGCACTACTGATTGGCGCTACTGCAGCGGCACAGGCTCAAAGCATACCTGTGTATCTCGACGAAAGTAAACCCATCGAGCAGCGCATCGACGACGCACTCAGTCGAATGACACTCGAGGAGAAGATTGCCGTGATTCACGCGCAGTCAAAGTTTTCAAGCCCTGGTGTAAAACGTCTGGGATTCCCCGACCTGTGGACCGACGACGGTCCTCACGGTGTGCGCCCCGATGTACTGTGGGACGAGTGGGAACAGGCCGGTCAGACCAACGACTCATGCGTGGCCTTCCCTGCCCTCACCTGTCTGGCTGCCACCTGGAATCCCCAGTTGGCCCGCATGTATGGCGAGAATCTGGCCGAAGAAGCACTCTATCGCAACAAGAGCGTGATGCTGGGCCCTGGCGTGAATATCTATCGCACCCCACTGGGCGGTCGTAACTTCGAGTATATGGGCGAAGACCCCTGGTTGGCCTCACGCATGGTGGTGCCCTACGTACAGGGACTGCAGTCGAAAGGTGTAGCAGCCTGCGTGAAGCACTATGCCCTGAACAACGACGAGGAGTATCGTCATCAGGTGAACGTGATTGTGAGCGACCGTGCACTGCACGAGATTTATCTGCCAGCCTTCAAGGCTGCTGTGCAGGAGGGTGGTGCCTGGAGCATCATGGGTGCCTACAACCTGTATCAGAACCAGCACAACTGTCATAACGCCACGATGCTGAACAAGATCCTGAAGAAGGACTGGGGCTTCGACGGTGTGGTGATCAGCGACTGGGGTGGTTGCCACGACACTGAGGAAGCCATCAACAACGGTCTCGACCTGGAGTTCGGCTCATGGACCAACGGTCTGAGCGAGGGCACCTCTAATGCCTACGACAACTACTATCTGGCAGTGCCATACAAGAAGCTCATCCAGGAGGGAAAATATACCACCAAGGAGCTCGACGAGAAGGTGCGCCGTGTGCTGCGCCTGTTCTATCGCACCACGATGAACCGCCACAAGCCCTATGGATTCCTGTGCAGCGAGAGTCACTATCAGACTGCGCTCAAGATTGCTCAGGAGGGTATTGTGCTGCTGAAAAATGATAAAATTAATGAATTAAAAAATGAACCCCTTTTGCCGCTCAACCTGCAGAAGATGAAGCGCATCCTCGTTGTGGGCGAGAATGCCATCAAGATGATGACTGTGGGCGGTGGTTCGTCGTCGCTCAAGGCCCAAAAGGAGATTCTGCCTCTCGACGGCATCAAGGCCCGTTTTGCTGATGCCGAGGTGGATTTCGTTCGCGGTTACGTGGG is a genomic window of Xylanibacter ruminicola 23 containing:
- a CDS encoding glycoside hydrolase family 3 C-terminal domain-containing protein; its protein translation is MKKFIMSALLIGATAAAQAQSIPVYLDESKPIEQRIDDALSRMTLEEKIAVIHAQSKFSSPGVKRLGFPDLWTDDGPHGVRPDVLWDEWEQAGQTNDSCVAFPALTCLAATWNPQLARMYGENLAEEALYRNKSVMLGPGVNIYRTPLGGRNFEYMGEDPWLASRMVVPYVQGLQSKGVAACVKHYALNNDEEYRHQVNVIVSDRALHEIYLPAFKAAVQEGGAWSIMGAYNLYQNQHNCHNATMLNKILKKDWGFDGVVISDWGGCHDTEEAINNGLDLEFGSWTNGLSEGTSNAYDNYYLAVPYKKLIQEGKYTTKELDEKVRRVLRLFYRTTMNRHKPYGFLCSESHYQTALKIAQEGIVLLKNDKINELKNEPLLPLNLQKMKRILVVGENAIKMMTVGGGSSSLKAQKEILPLDGIKARFADAEVDFVRGYVGDTVQSYNGVTVGRSLYETRTQAELTAEAVEKAKQADAVIFIGGLNKSDYQDCEGHDRKSYDLPYAQNEVIEAILKVNPRLVYVNISGNAAALPWINKVPAVVQAWFIGSEAGEAIASVLAGDVNPSGKLPFTWYASLGQCGAHATGSYPGNWREDYKIIDEEYKEGIYVGYRYTDANKLKPLFAFGHGLSYTTFKLGKVTTNTQHLTPSTKLTFTVPVTNTGKVAGSETVQLYIAAKQSKVDRPVKELKAFQKVYLQPGETRNVTLTIGADAVSYYDETANSWCAEPGTYEALIGTASDKLPTKYTFKLK